The Helianthus annuus cultivar XRQ/B chromosome 16, HanXRQr2.0-SUNRISE, whole genome shotgun sequence genome includes a window with the following:
- the LOC110940198 gene encoding heat shock 70 kDa protein, mitochondrial, giving the protein MATAAFLRSLRRRDISSASLSAFKSLSGAKTSLTGSHLSHKLGVIARPFSSRPLGNEVIGIDLGTTNSCVAVMEGKTAKVIENAEGARTTPSVVAFNQKGELIVGTPAKRQAVTNPTNTVFGTKRLIGRRFDDPQTQKEMGMVPYKIVKAPNGDAWVEANGQKYSPSQIGAFVLTKMKETAEAYLGKTISKAVITVPAYFNDAQRQATKDAGRIAGLDVQRIINEPTAAALSYGLNNKEGLIAVFDLGGGTFDVSILEISNGVFEVKATNGDTFLGGEDFDNTLLDFLVSEFKRTEGIDLTKDRLALQRLREAAEKAKIELSSTTQTDINLPFITADASGAKHLNITLTRSKFEALVSSLIERTRNPCKNCVKDAGVTTKDVDEVLLVGGMTRVPKVQEVVTEIFGKTPSKGVNPDEAVAMGAAIQGGILRGDVKELLLLDVTPLSLGIETLGGIFTKLISRNTTIPTKKSQTFSTAADNQTQVGIKVLQGEREMASDNKLLGEFELMGIPPAPRGMPQIEVTFDIDANGIVTVSAKDKTTGKEQQITIRSSGGLSDSEIEKMVKDAELHAQKDAERKALIDAKNNADTTIYSVEKNLNEYRDKLPSEVVSEIEGAVSDLRKAAGGEDAAEIQAKIDAANKAQSKIGQHMQGGSGSGSGGSQGGGEQAPEAEYEDVKK; this is encoded by the exons ATGGCCACCGCCGCGTTCCTCAGATCTCTTCGTCGACGAGACATCTCATCCGCTTCTCTATCCGCCTTCAAATCC TTAAGTGGAGCCAAAACGTCATTGACCGGGTCACATTTAAGTCATAAGTTAGGCGTAATTGCCAGGCCCTTCAG CTCAAGACCTCTTGGAAATGAAGTTATTGGGATTGATTTGGGTACCACGAACTCATGTGTTGCAGTCATGGAGGGCAAG ACCGCAAAAGTTATCGAGAATGCTGAAGGTGCACGTACAACTCCATCGGTTGTGGCCTTTAACCAGAAAGGAGAGTTAATCGTGGGCACTCCTGCGAAACGTCAAGCTGTTACTAACCCAACAAACACCGTGTTTGGGACAAAGCGTTTGATCGGAAGACGATTCGATGATCCCCAGACACAGAAAGAGATGGGAATGGTTCCGTATAAGATCGTCAAGGCTCCAAATGGAGATGCTTGGGTTGAGGCCAATGGACAGAAGTATTCTCCGAGCCAGATCGGTGCTTTTGTTCTCACTAAAATGAAGGAAACCGCTGAAGCATATCTTGGAAAGACCATTAGTAAAGCTGTTATCACTGTACCAGCTTACTTCAACGATGCACAAAGGCAAGCTACCAAGGATGCTGGGCGAATTGCTGGTTTAGACGTGCAGAGGATCATCAACGAGCCAACAGCTGCTGCACTTTCCTATGGGTTAAACAACAAAGAAGGTCTCATTGCAGTTTTTGATCTCGGTGGTGGAACTTTTGATGTTTCCATCTTGGAGATATCAAATGGTGTTTTCGAG GTGAAAGCGACAAACGGTGATACGTTTCTTGGAGGAGAAGACTTTGACAACACGTTGTTAGACTTCTTGGTTAGCGAGTTCAAGAGAACAGAGGGAATAGACTTGACAAAAGACAGACTTGCCCTCCAGCGACTTCGGGAAGCTGCTGAGAAAGCTAAAATCGAGCTGTCATCAACAACACAAACCGATATTAACTTGCCGTTCATCACAGCTGATGCATCTGGTGCTAAGCATTTGAACATCACTCTCACAAGGTCGAAATTTGAGGCTCTAGTAAGCAGCCTGATTGAGAGGACCAGGAACCCATGCAAAAACTGTGTGAAGGATGCGGGAGTCACAACCAAGGATGTTGATGAAGTTCTCCTTGTTGGTGGGATGACTCGTGTTCCCAAAGTTCAGGAAGTTGTTACGGAAATCTTTGGGAAGACGCCAAGCAAAGGGGTGAATCCCGATGAAGCAGTTGCTATGGGAGCTGCTATTCAGGGTGGCATTCTTCGTGGTGACGTTAAAGAACTTCTTTTACTTGATGTCACTCCTCTATCACTTGGTATCGAGACACTCGGTGGCATCTTCACCAAGCTCATCAGTCGGAACACCACGATCCCAACCAAGAAAAGTCAA ACATTTTCAACAGCAGCTGACAACCAAACTCAAGTGGGCATTAAAGTTTTGCAAGGGGAGCGTGAAATGGCATCCGACAACAAGTTACTGGGCGAGTTTGAACTCATGGGCATTCCTCCCGCTCCAAGAGGCATGCCTCAAATCGAGGTAACATTCGACATCGACGCAAATGGTATCGTCACCGTTTCAGCCAAAGACAAGACCACCGGCAAAGAACAGCAAATTACAATTAGGTCGTCGGGTGGTCTCTCAGATTCTGAAATCGAGAAGATGGTTAAGGATGCAGAGCTTCACGCCCAAAAGGATGCTGAAAGGAAGGCGCTGATTGACGCTAAGAACAATGCCGACACGACCATTTACAGCGTTGAGAAGAATCTGAACGAGTACAGAGATAAGCTTCCGAGTGAAGTGGTGTCTGAAATAGAGGGTGCGGTTTCTGATTTGAGGAAAGCTGCTGGTGGTGAGGATGCTGCGGAGATTCAGGCCAAGATTGATGCTGCAAACAAGGCGCAATCGAAGATTGGACAGCATATGCAAGGCGGTTCAGGGTCGGGATCTGGAGGATCACAAGGTGGCGGTGAACAAGCGCCAGAGGCGGAGTACGAGGATGTAAAGAAGTAG